TAATGCAGTGAAAATCCGGATGTCAATGACATCCGGATTTTTGTTTATGACAGGAGCCATTATTTTCTGCCGGACTTCCATTTTCTCCATAAGTAGATAATGATAGGAATGATAAGCAGAAAAGGCCATAGAGAGATAATTCCAAGAAGGAAACTCATAAAACTGTTCCAGCCTTCCGTTACAGAATCTGCAAAACGGCTTCCAAAACCAATCTTTGATGTTGCGGAACTTCTCACTTTTTCTTTATATAAACCAAGATTAAGTGTACTGTAATTCACCCGGTCGTCTATAAATCTCAATCTGCCTTCCGCCACATCTATTTCATCCTCCAGTTCACGGATTTTTTCCTGAATTTCAATCATATCTTTTGTGGTAGAAGCGCTTCTCAACATATCACGATACTTTTCCAGGTAGATCTTCTTGTTGGCAAGTTTTATTGAAACATCAGTATATTCTTCAGTGACATCATCGGAAGAAATATTTTTCGACAAAACAGATCCCACACCATCTGAAAATGAACTGATCAGTGCATCGAAATTTTTGTGAGGAACACGAATGACCAGATCCAGGTTATCATCTACATCAGTATTTTGAAAATGTTCGGTTTGAATATAAGCATTATTTTTTTTAAGAATATCAGCCACCTGATTCTGGGCTTTTTTGATATCCCCAACCTGGATTTTCATATTACCATTTTTAATAACTTTTTTAGAAATGGTGTCAGTTTTTTTAGAAACAATAGAAGGTTGGGCAGATTTATTTACTGTTTCTGATTTTTCAGAAATAGCGTCGGCAGGAGCCATTCGATAAACTTCTTGTGGTGGTGGAGGGGGCTCCACATCGTATTCAGCGACGGCAACTTTATCAGCAGGTACTGCCGGTGAGTAGTTTACCGCTTCCAGTTCGGATTTCTTACATCCACTTATCAGAAGAAGTACAGATAAAGGTAAAAATAATTTTATCATGGATATTTTTTTTAATTAGCTTATCAAAAATTATGCTTAAATCTTTATTTTATTTCAAATTAATAATGTTTAATTAAAATGATTGAAGTAATGTTATT
The Chryseobacterium sp. W4I1 DNA segment above includes these coding regions:
- a CDS encoding DUF4349 domain-containing protein, with the protein product MIKLFLPLSVLLLISGCKKSELEAVNYSPAVPADKVAVAEYDVEPPPPPQEVYRMAPADAISEKSETVNKSAQPSIVSKKTDTISKKVIKNGNMKIQVGDIKKAQNQVADILKKNNAYIQTEHFQNTDVDDNLDLVIRVPHKNFDALISSFSDGVGSVLSKNISSDDVTEEYTDVSIKLANKKIYLEKYRDMLRSASTTKDMIEIQEKIRELEDEIDVAEGRLRFIDDRVNYSTLNLGLYKEKVRSSATSKIGFGSRFADSVTEGWNSFMSFLLGIISLWPFLLIIPIIIYLWRKWKSGRK